The Triticum dicoccoides isolate Atlit2015 ecotype Zavitan chromosome 6A, WEW_v2.0, whole genome shotgun sequence genome has a window encoding:
- the LOC119318476 gene encoding transcriptional corepressor LEUNIG_HOMOLOG-like, with translation MVDGTGLASSSNQTDDLEDVKGIFTQLKISLSEPDPAASNVFTFSEVNCWRPASSRKLVCCNFSSDGKILASAGHENKAVVWNMDTFQTHHLPEENAYLITDVCFRPTSTQMETSAFDKTIKLWNATDTRFSHHTFSGHKYPIVSLDFHPKKTDLLCSCDRNGEIRYWNVTQLTYLGAMKDGPLVRFQPSTGQLLAATTGNVVSIFDVDTHTKKYTLQGHNISMQWLCWDNSGEYLAYVSEDQVKVWSVSSGECIHEVSSNGNAFYSCVFHPSYTNLLVIGGYQSLELWDMVNNQIMTVQAHEGIIVASAQSPVTGMVASASHDKSVKLWK, from the exons ATGGTGGATGGAACTGGACTCGCATCCTCTTCAAATCAAACG GATGATCTCGAAGATGTAAAGGGCATTTTTACTCAACTTAAAATAAGCCTGTCAGAGCCTGATCCGGCGGCTTCAAATG TTTTCACCTTCAGTGAGGTTAACTGCTGGCGACCAGCAAGCAGCAGGAAGTTAGTCTGCTGCAACTTCTCTTCCGATGGCAAGATCTTGGCAAGTGCTGGACATGAAAACAAG GCTGTAGTTTGGAACATGGACACTTTCCAGACACATCATTTACCAGAAGAGAATGCTTACCTTATCACTGATGTCTGTTTCAGACCTACCTCTACACAGATGGAAACATCTGCTTTTGACAAAACAATTAAGCTATGGAATGCTACAGAT ACTCGATTCTCTCATCATACATTCTCTGGGCATAAATATCCAATTGTGTCACTAGATTTTCATCCAAAGAAGACAGACCTTTTGTGTTCTTGTGATAGGAATGGTGAAATCCGGTACTGGAACGTGACTCAGCTTACCTATCTGGGTGCCATGAAG GACGGTCCTCTCGTTCGTTTCCAACCTAGCACTGGACAATTACTCGCAGCTACTACAGGAAATGTTGTCTCTATATTTGACGTTGACACACATACCAAAAAGTACACCTTGCAG GGCCATAACATAAGCATGCAGTGGTTGTGCTGGGATAACAGTGGGGAGTACCTGGCATATGTCAGTGAGGATCAAGTTAAGGTTTGGTCAGTATCATCAGGAGAGTGCATTCATGAGGTCAGCTCAAATGGAAATGCGTTCTATTCTTGTGTGTTCCATCCAAGTTATACCAACCTCTTGGTGATTGGAGGCTACCAG TCTTTGGAGCTATGggacatggtaaacaaccaaatTATGACGGTACAAGCTCACGAAGGTATAATTGTCGCGTCGGCACAATCACCGGTAACCGGGATGGTGGCTTCCGCGAGCCACGACAAATCTGTCAAGCTGTGGAAGTAA